Proteins encoded in a region of the Raphanus sativus cultivar WK10039 chromosome 8, ASM80110v3, whole genome shotgun sequence genome:
- the LOC130499046 gene encoding uncharacterized protein LOC130499046, producing MKIHIYASCGLWKSSVKNGWGFLVDDEKGGRLLTLDTSSTFDDLKVMVCEDFGLDINVVKLELSYLPSDLINSIDSPPVIITNDRQVRNFLTYVKNKASTRLSVSIQSKVVKSNSIDDFDLNEEATESPNREEDPMESDESDDMDSEEDVEVHDNDADKKCEKEKSDGNGVRFSLVDFVKEGQHFSSKMLLKVAFEICAMKHNFDYKLVKSDKKVWYIRCSDDDCSWRVRAEGLTGSSYFIIKKYVPDHLCAPSRRNGSVRTASAKTIEHGVEISYSLAWDAREYAINAVKGIPEKGYEKIPKYLHMMREANPGTQTSYETDSKGRFRFLFISFGQSLRGFHAAIRKVIVVDGTFLKSKYRGVLLVATALDGNSNLYPIAFGVVDSENDLSWN from the exons ATGAAGATTCACATATACGCTTCATGTGGTTTGTGGAAATCGTCGGTGAAGAATGGTTGGGGGTTTCTTGTTGATGACGAAAAAGGAGGCAGGTTACTTACTTTGGACACAAGTTCCACCTTTGATGACCTAAAAGTTATGGTGTGTGAAGACTTTGGACTTGATATAAACGTGGTCAAATTGGAGCTGAGTTACTTACCTTCTGATCTGATAAACAGCATCGACTCACCACCTGTTATCATCACCAATGATCGGCAAGTTAGGAATTTTCTTACATATGTGAAGAACAAAGCCTCAACGCGGTTGTCTGTGAGTATTCAATCTAAGGTCGTGAAAAGCAATAGCATAGACGATTTTGACTTGAATGAAGAAGCTACTGAGTCGCCTAACAGAGAGGAAGATCCAATGGAGTCTGACGAGTCAGATGATATGGATTCAGAAGAAGATGTCGAGGTACATGACAATGATGCTGACAAAAAGTGTGAGAAAGAGAAGAGCGATGGAAATGGTGTTCGATTTTCTTTGGTGGACTTTGTGAAGGAGGGTCAACATTTTAGTTCCAAGATGCTTTTGAAGGTAGCATTCGAAATCTGTGCAATGAAACATAATTTCGACTATAAGCTTGTCAAATCGGATAAAAAGGTGTGGTACATTCGTTGCTCAGATGATGATTGCAGTTGGCGTGTTCGTGCAGAGGGTTTAACTGGGTCATCTTATTTTATCATCAAAAAGTATGTACCTGATCACTTATGTGCTCCCTCTAGAAGGAACGGTTCTGTTCGGACAGCTTCAGCAAAAACAATTG AACATGGAGTCGAGATATCCTATTCTTTGGCTTGGGACGCACGTGAGTATGCAATCAACGCAGTGAAAGGTATTCCAGAGAAAGGTTAtgaaaaaattccaaaatacttgcacATGATGAGGGAAGCTAATCCAGGGACACAGACGTCTTACGAAACGGATTCTAAAGGGAGATTCAGATTCCTCTTCATCTCATTTGGTCAGAGTCTTCGCGGTTTCCATGCTGCTATTCGAAAAGTTATTGTCGTGGATGGGACGTTCTTAAAGAGCAAATACAGAGGAGTATTATTGGTTGCTACTGCATTAGATGGAAACTCGAATTTATATCCTATTGCATTTGGTGTTGTCGACTCAGAGAATGATCTCTCGTGGAACTAG
- the LOC108820222 gene encoding uncharacterized protein LOC108820222, with protein sequence MRQLNLVIADEHSLAFVSDRNSSIAKAIAIVYPQAHHGICIHHLLNNVVTYFSGKGMAGLVAKASKAYRTADFRKLFTAIYSISPEIGNYLIEADVRKWARCQFPGYRYDIRTTNPAESVNSALRTPREFPIIPLLDNIREMMTRWFFERRTLSSKHSKPLTIAVEKKIDRRIEKGKTFKVFPVSDDRFLVQGDTFDCLVDLVRRTCSCGKFDLMKIPCRHAIKAGFSVGIKAHTLTDDIYTTASWYSAYEESINPIGVPEDAWTVPSDVEQSKVLPPKSRRAAGRRKKRRYETAEDKIRSSQGNQGSLGRKCSRSGNRGHDRRTCDRAL encoded by the coding sequence ATGAGACAACTTAATCTGGTCATTGCTGACGAGCATAGTTTGGCTTTTGTGTCTGATAGGAATTCCTCAATTGCTAAAGCTATTGCGATAGTGTACCCGCAAGCTCATCATGGAATATGCATTCACCACTTGCTGAATAATGTTGTAACATATTTCAGTGGGAAAGGTATGGCTGGTTTGGTTGCAAAGGCTTCTAAAGCTTATCGAACTGCTGATTTTCGTAAGCTGTTCACTGCTATTTACTCTATTAGTCCTGAAATTGGAAATTATCTCATAGAAGCTGATGTGAGGAAGTGGGCTCGTTGTCAATTCCCTGGTTACAGGTATGATATCAGGACTACAAATCCTGCAGAGTCGGTAAACTCTGCTTTGCGTACGCCTAGAGAGTTTCCAATAATACCTTTGTTGGACAATATTAGGGAAATGATGACTCGATGGTTTTTCGAACGTAGAACTTTAAGTTCTAAGCACTCTAAGCCACTGACCATTGCTGTTGAGAAGAAGATTGACAGAAGGATTGAGAAGGGTAAAACGTTTAAGGTCTTTCCAGTTAGCGATGACAGATTTTTGGTTCAAGGTGACACTTTTGACTGCTTGGTTGACTTGGTCAGACGCACGTGTTCTTGTGGGAAGTTTGATCTGATGAAAATCCCATGTAGGCACGCCATAAAAGCAGGCTTCAGTGTGGGAATAAAAGCACACACACTCACGGACGACATATACACTACTGCCTCATGGTACTCTGCTTATGAAGAAAGCATAAATCCTATTGGGGTCCCTGAAGATGCATGGACTGTTCCATCTGATGTGGAGCAGTCGAAAGTCCTTCCTCCAAAGAGTAGACGAGCTGCAGGTAGAAGAAAGAAACGCAGATATGAGACAGCTGAAGATAAGATCCGTTCGTCACAAGGAAATCAAGGCTCTTTAGGTCGCAAATGCAGCCGAAGTGGGAATCGAGGGCACGATAGGAGAACATGTGATCGAGCACTATAG
- the LOC108820221 gene encoding uncharacterized protein At4g04775-like produces MTNMNINEGIASRCWCGKGIVTFVSKTEENPYRRFFRCEICLQRKKENHVFKWVDEALVDEIVRMTEHQARVDEEIEDLRISMKKTVQEEVMNHKTALDVGCLGTFFGLLCLWSKND; encoded by the exons ATGACGAACATGAACATCAATGAAGGCATTGCTTCAAGATGCTGGTGTGGAAAGGGGATTGTCACTTTTGTTTCAAAAACGGAGGAGAACCCATACAGACGATTCTTCAGATGTGAGATTTGTTTACAG agaaaaaaagaaaatcatgttTTTAAGTGGGTAGACGAGGCTCTGGTTGATGAGATTGTAAGGATGACTGAGCATCAGGCGAGAGTTGACGAGGAAATTGAAGATCTGAGAATTTCTATGAAGAAAACAGTgcaggaagaagttatgaaccATAAGACTGCGCTTGATGTAGGATGCCTAGGAACCTTTTTCGGTTTATTATGTCTCTGGTCCAAAAATGATTAA